One region of Hydrogenobaculum sp. Y04AAS1 genomic DNA includes:
- a CDS encoding TRC40/GET3/ArsA family transport-energizing ATPase encodes MRIILFSGKGGVGKTTVSAATGYKLSKMGYKTIVVSLDPAHSLGDSFDIPDEQKYAVKGLPIQINENLYIQEIDIQEEIDRYWGDVYRFLELLFNTTGLDGVLSEELAILPGMEEVTSLLYVNKYYKDREFDVLILDLPPTGESLRFVSMPTVLKWYMKRIFKTERMIFKMARPVAKRLTDVPIPDDNYFQALENFYEKLKGVDEILIDPDTTSVRIVANPEKMVVKESQRAYMYFNLFGVNVDAVIVNKVLPKDKVADCEFFKEWVKSQQSYLEEIKSLFTPTPIFDVPTMQEEVCGLQKLEILSDLIYKDKNPADILFKDKPFEFLQSNGNYMLRLRAPYIRKDAISVVKGEDEIIVRAGNFKSHVMLPRKLRDYEPIKAKYDTPYLYIDLAKNN; translated from the coding sequence ATGCGAATAATACTTTTTTCTGGAAAAGGCGGTGTAGGTAAAACTACGGTATCAGCAGCCACTGGTTATAAGCTTTCCAAGATGGGCTACAAGACGATTGTGGTTTCTTTAGACCCAGCCCACAGCTTAGGGGATTCTTTCGATATACCAGATGAGCAAAAATACGCCGTTAAAGGTCTTCCAATTCAGATAAATGAAAATCTTTATATTCAAGAGATAGATATTCAAGAAGAAATAGATAGATATTGGGGAGATGTCTATAGATTTTTAGAGCTTCTTTTTAACACCACAGGGCTTGACGGTGTTTTATCTGAAGAACTCGCCATACTACCTGGCATGGAAGAAGTTACAAGCTTACTTTATGTAAACAAATATTACAAAGACAGAGAGTTTGATGTATTGATACTAGACTTACCACCCACTGGAGAATCTCTGAGATTTGTCTCGATGCCTACGGTTTTGAAATGGTATATGAAAAGGATATTTAAAACAGAACGTATGATTTTTAAAATGGCAAGACCTGTGGCTAAAAGGCTTACAGATGTCCCAATCCCAGACGATAACTATTTTCAAGCTTTAGAAAACTTTTATGAAAAGCTAAAAGGTGTGGATGAAATACTTATAGACCCAGATACCACCTCAGTTAGGATAGTAGCAAATCCAGAAAAGATGGTGGTAAAAGAAAGTCAAAGGGCTTATATGTATTTTAATCTGTTTGGTGTAAACGTCGATGCTGTGATAGTAAACAAAGTCCTTCCAAAAGACAAAGTGGCGGATTGTGAGTTTTTCAAAGAATGGGTAAAATCTCAGCAAAGTTATCTTGAAGAGATAAAATCTTTGTTTACACCTACTCCTATATTTGATGTACCCACTATGCAAGAAGAAGTATGCGGTTTACAAAAGCTAGAAATATTATCTGATTTAATATACAAAGATAAAAATCCTGCAGATATACTCTTTAAAGATAAGCCTTTTGAGTTTTTACAATCAAACGGCAACTATATGTTGAGATTAAGAGCCCCCTATATAAGAAAAGACGCTATATCTGTGGTAAAAGGAGAGGATGAGATCATAGTAAGGGCCGGCAACTTCAAATCCCACGTAATGCTTCCAAGAAAACTAAGAGATTACGAACCAATCAAAGCTAAATACGATACTCCTTATCTATATATAGACTTAGCAAAAAATAATTGA
- a CDS encoding methylthioribulose 1-phosphate dehydratase, whose protein sequence is MEEKVADVIKIAKEFHTRGWLPATAGNLSFRIDDKKICITASGTHKGYINEKDFVIVDYEGKTIDGKKKPSAETLLHIVVYKNFPDINAVFHVHTINATLISRLLKDKVLLKDYELLKAFDGIDTHETVVEIPIFDNMQDMKKLSDIVKKAIEKGEVKYGFLLKSHGIYAWGKDTMDAYVKLEALDFLFDCELKSMHLQRGAL, encoded by the coding sequence GATGGCTTCCAGCTACCGCCGGTAATTTGTCATTTAGAATTGACGATAAGAAAATATGTATTACAGCCTCTGGAACTCACAAAGGATATATAAACGAGAAAGATTTTGTCATTGTGGATTACGAAGGCAAAACCATAGATGGCAAGAAAAAACCTTCGGCTGAAACGCTCCTTCATATTGTAGTATATAAAAATTTTCCTGATATAAACGCAGTTTTCCATGTTCATACTATAAACGCTACTTTGATATCAAGGTTATTAAAAGACAAGGTTTTACTTAAAGATTATGAGCTTTTAAAAGCTTTTGACGGAATAGATACCCACGAGACTGTTGTGGAAATACCCATTTTTGACAACATGCAAGACATGAAGAAGCTATCAGATATTGTAAAAAAAGCCATAGAAAAAGGTGAAGTAAAATATGGATTTTTATTAAAATCTCACGGCATTTACGCTTGGGGTAAAGATACAATGGATGCTTACGTAAAACTTGAAGCCCTTGATTTTTTGTTTGATTGCGAGTTAAAAAGTATGCATTTGCAAAGAGGTGCCCTATGA
- the fmt gene encoding methionyl-tRNA formyltransferase, translating to MRIVFCGTSSFAVPSLELLASEFEIALVITQPDKPAGRGQKLTPPPVKQKALELNLNISQPEKISFLKEELLNIKPDIMIVVAYGQIIPKSMLEIPTFKSLNLHGSVLPKYRGAAPIQRALMQGEKETGNTVILMSSKMDEGDILSVESIPIEQEDNYEKLSNKLSIKGAKLLKDTILSWVSGSIKPIPQNHQEATYAMPILKEELRICFKTSAFSIHNKIRGVYPNAYGVSGDRNIKILKTNIVEKDLNLKPGELFYDGKSLFVGTGDLPLEILEIMSLKGKRVSGKEFAMGYLNQVKKFY from the coding sequence ATGAGGATAGTATTTTGCGGTACCTCTTCTTTTGCGGTGCCCTCTTTGGAGCTTTTAGCCAGTGAGTTTGAAATAGCCCTTGTAATCACCCAACCAGATAAACCAGCCGGAAGAGGTCAAAAACTCACGCCTCCTCCTGTAAAGCAAAAAGCCCTAGAGCTAAATCTAAACATCTCTCAGCCAGAAAAAATCTCTTTTTTAAAAGAAGAGCTTTTAAATATAAAACCAGATATCATGATAGTGGTGGCTTACGGGCAGATAATACCAAAATCAATGCTTGAAATACCAACGTTTAAATCGCTAAACCTTCACGGGTCAGTGCTTCCAAAGTATAGAGGTGCAGCCCCCATCCAACGGGCTTTGATGCAAGGAGAAAAAGAAACGGGAAATACAGTCATTCTGATGTCTTCTAAGATGGATGAAGGAGATATTTTATCTGTAGAATCTATACCTATAGAACAAGAGGATAACTACGAGAAACTTTCTAACAAACTATCTATAAAAGGTGCAAAGCTTTTAAAAGATACTATTTTAAGCTGGGTAAGTGGCAGCATAAAACCCATTCCTCAAAACCATCAAGAAGCCACATACGCTATGCCTATTTTAAAAGAGGAGTTAAGGATATGTTTTAAAACAAGTGCTTTTAGTATACACAACAAAATAAGAGGTGTATATCCAAACGCCTACGGCGTTTCAGGCGATCGCAATATCAAAATCCTAAAAACAAACATTGTAGAAAAAGATCTAAACCTAAAACCCGGTGAACTTTTTTACGATGGGAAATCTCTTTTTGTAGGTACTGGAGATTTACCTTTGGAGATTTTAGAGATTATGTCTTTAAAAGGAAAAAGAGTAAGCGGAAAAGAGTTTGCAATGGGTTATCTAAATCAAGTTAAAAAGTTTTATTAA
- a CDS encoding acireductone dioxygenase encodes MSHLVIYNEEGSVLELIKEYEAVSKRLAALGVRFERWKADNELSWDAGQKEVIKAYEEDINRIIKEFGFKSLDVVSLIPENPKKDELRNVFLKEHTHSDFEVRFFVDGSGTFYLHIDDKVYVAFCEKGDFISVPAYTKHWFDMGSKPFFKAIRFFLIPEGWVADFTGSDISLKIPSHDDIASL; translated from the coding sequence ATGAGTCATCTTGTGATTTACAATGAAGAAGGTAGCGTTTTAGAGCTTATAAAAGAATATGAGGCAGTATCAAAGAGATTGGCAGCATTGGGTGTAAGGTTTGAAAGGTGGAAAGCCGACAATGAACTTTCCTGGGATGCTGGTCAAAAAGAGGTAATAAAAGCTTATGAAGAGGATATAAATAGAATAATAAAAGAGTTTGGGTTTAAATCTTTGGATGTAGTAAGCCTAATACCAGAAAATCCTAAAAAAGATGAGTTAAGAAACGTGTTTTTAAAAGAACATACGCACTCTGATTTTGAAGTGAGGTTTTTTGTAGATGGGTCAGGTACTTTTTATCTTCATATAGATGATAAAGTTTATGTGGCTTTTTGTGAAAAAGGGGACTTTATAAGTGTACCAGCTTATACAAAACATTGGTTTGATATGGGTTCAAAGCCTTTTTTCAAAGCTATAAGATTTTTCTTGATACCTGAGGGTTGGGTAGCAGATTTTACAGGCTCTGATATATCTTTAAAGATTCCAAGCCATGATGACATAGCCTCTCTATGA
- the mtnC gene encoding acireductone synthase — translation MIKAILTDIEGTTSSINYVKDVMFGYSKKRLKDYLQTHWEEEHVKNIVKSLSQKLEKNIDLQTAVLVFKDFIEKDIKDTLLKELQGHIWEEGFKSGELKGHIYEDAYIKLKELKEKGYKIFAYSSGSIKAQKLFFGYSVYGDITNFFDGFFDTTMGSKKDKNSYIKIASATEIDPQMFLFLSDVKEEINASKEAGMNAILVSRDRPCEEKDCIRDFTEINL, via the coding sequence ATGATAAAAGCTATTCTTACAGATATTGAGGGCACCACATCTTCTATAAACTACGTAAAAGATGTGATGTTTGGATACTCAAAAAAACGCTTAAAAGACTATTTACAAACACACTGGGAAGAAGAACACGTAAAAAATATTGTAAAATCCTTATCTCAAAAGCTTGAAAAAAACATAGATTTACAAACAGCCGTTTTAGTTTTCAAAGATTTTATTGAAAAAGATATAAAAGATACACTTTTAAAAGAGCTACAAGGGCATATATGGGAAGAGGGGTTTAAAAGTGGTGAGCTAAAAGGCCATATATACGAAGATGCTTATATCAAACTAAAAGAGTTAAAAGAAAAAGGATACAAAATTTTTGCTTATTCTTCTGGGTCTATAAAAGCCCAAAAACTATTTTTTGGATATTCAGTATACGGGGATATAACAAACTTTTTTGACGGATTTTTTGATACAACAATGGGTTCTAAAAAAGATAAAAACTCTTATATAAAGATAGCTTCAGCTACCGAAATAGATCCACAAATGTTTTTATTTTTATCCGATGTTAAAGAAGAAATAAACGCGTCAAAAGAAGCAGGCATGAACGCTATTTTAGTATCAAGGGATAGACCCTGCGAAGAAAAAGACTGTATAAGGGATTTTACTGAGATAAACCTTTAA
- a CDS encoding phosphatase PAP2 family protein, with amino-acid sequence MVFELFKENIELFNLINHHHDKFFDRFFYTYTSLGSGWVLLPFLAYIYTFRRYKLKVYLVTLIIETILVTALKNIFDQPRPASVLKHVHLLYKLYWGSFPSGDTAMAFVIAMVGSYNEKPLVKAFFFSYAFLIMYERSYVGVHFPLDTITGALIGVFSFYVAKALVDSSFKSSI; translated from the coding sequence ATGGTTTTTGAGCTTTTCAAAGAAAATATAGAACTTTTTAATCTAATAAACCATCATCACGATAAATTTTTTGATAGATTTTTTTATACATACACATCTCTTGGTTCTGGTTGGGTGCTTTTACCTTTTTTAGCTTACATATATACATTTAGAAGATACAAGTTAAAAGTTTATCTTGTGACACTTATCATAGAGACAATCCTTGTGACGGCCTTAAAAAATATTTTTGATCAGCCAAGACCAGCAAGTGTTTTAAAACATGTTCATCTTCTTTATAAACTCTATTGGGGATCTTTTCCCTCTGGGGACACTGCGATGGCTTTTGTGATAGCCATGGTGGGTTCTTACAACGAAAAACCTCTTGTGAAAGCATTTTTCTTTTCTTACGCTTTTTTAATAATGTATGAAAGATCTTACGTAGGGGTTCATTTTCCTCTTGATACCATCACGGGTGCTTTGATAGGAGTATTTAGTTTTTATGTGGCAAAGGCTTTGGTGGATAGTTCTTTTAAAAGCTCAATATAA
- the metE gene encoding 5-methyltetrahydropteroyltriglutamate--homocysteine S-methyltransferase encodes MKALAYGYPKLGEKREFKNALESFWKKAITEEQFYEQMRNIEAQRIRAYSESVDEIPVGELSFYDFMLDTAVMVGMIPSRFGEYKGLETYFEMARGKSAMEMTKYFNTNYHYIVPELESNNFKLLENKPKRCYLNAKDKVQNPKPYLIAPFTFLKLSKTYKKTTKDGFSVLETSKIENEKTLYYFLEPLLEVYKDILKNLKTEGVNIVSLQDPGLVFDLKDYELNAVKKIYEELSQVSDIELITYYDSVSAYKDIIDLPVKRIGLDLCSNAENLENLRKYGFPKDKELIAGIINGRQVWRANLRDKLKLIDELSKIAPNLSISNSSPLFHLPVNVELETKMDKDLKDRLSFAKQKLEELKTLKNAFLGDKESLKEVEASAKLFEGSFGKNQVVIDRIKALKDSDFQRELPYKERIKLQQSILNLPIFPTTTIGSFPQTEEVRKTRSAFRSGKISKQEYEAFIKSQIDNVIAFQEEIGLDVLVHGEFERTDMVEFFAEKLKGVATTEHGWIISYGSRGYRPPIIYGDVYRDEPMTLNEILYAQSKTQKPVKGMLTGPVTILNWSFYREDIPKKEVAYQIALAILDEVKDLEKSGIKIIQIDEPAFREGTPIKKKDWEDYFDWAIKSFRLSSKANPKTQIHTHMCYSEFNDIIDKIYDMDFDVISIEASRSKGEILEAFERFGKWDRQIGIGVYDIHSPTIPSVEEMEIVMKRAMKVLDKSLLWVNPDCGLKTRRWEEVKPALKNMMEMALKLRKEA; translated from the coding sequence ATGAAAGCACTGGCGTATGGTTATCCAAAATTAGGTGAGAAAAGAGAGTTTAAAAATGCCCTTGAAAGCTTTTGGAAAAAAGCTATAACAGAAGAACAGTTTTATGAACAAATGAGAAACATCGAAGCCCAAAGAATAAGAGCTTATTCAGAGAGCGTTGATGAAATCCCTGTGGGAGAGCTTTCTTTTTACGATTTTATGTTAGATACCGCTGTTATGGTGGGTATGATACCATCTCGCTTTGGTGAGTACAAAGGGCTTGAAACCTATTTTGAAATGGCTCGTGGCAAATCTGCCATGGAGATGACAAAGTATTTCAACACAAACTATCATTATATAGTCCCGGAGTTAGAATCAAACAATTTTAAGCTTTTAGAAAATAAACCCAAAAGATGCTATTTAAACGCCAAAGACAAAGTCCAAAACCCAAAACCATACCTCATAGCCCCCTTTACATTTTTAAAACTATCAAAAACCTATAAAAAAACCACAAAAGATGGTTTTAGTGTTTTGGAAACCTCAAAAATAGAAAATGAGAAAACCCTTTATTACTTTTTAGAACCTCTTTTGGAAGTGTATAAAGATATTCTTAAAAACCTAAAAACAGAAGGTGTAAACATAGTTTCTTTACAAGACCCAGGCCTCGTGTTTGATTTAAAAGACTATGAATTAAACGCTGTCAAAAAAATATACGAAGAGTTAAGTCAAGTATCAGATATAGAGCTAATCACGTATTACGACAGTGTTAGTGCTTATAAAGATATTATAGATTTACCTGTAAAACGTATAGGGCTTGATCTTTGCTCAAACGCTGAAAACCTTGAAAACCTTAGAAAATACGGTTTTCCAAAGGACAAAGAGCTTATAGCTGGTATTATAAACGGCCGTCAAGTATGGAGAGCAAACCTAAGAGATAAGTTAAAGCTAATAGATGAGCTTTCAAAAATAGCACCAAATTTATCTATTTCAAACTCTTCTCCTCTTTTTCATCTTCCAGTAAATGTTGAGCTTGAAACAAAGATGGACAAAGACCTAAAAGATAGACTTAGCTTTGCCAAGCAAAAGCTTGAAGAACTAAAAACCCTCAAAAACGCCTTCTTAGGGGACAAAGAAAGTCTAAAAGAAGTAGAGGCTTCAGCCAAACTTTTTGAAGGAAGCTTTGGTAAAAATCAAGTTGTGATAGATCGTATAAAAGCTCTAAAAGATAGTGATTTTCAAAGAGAACTTCCTTACAAAGAGCGTATAAAACTCCAGCAAAGCATACTAAACTTGCCTATTTTCCCCACCACCACCATAGGGTCTTTCCCTCAAACCGAAGAGGTGCGTAAAACCAGAAGCGCTTTTAGATCTGGCAAAATTTCAAAGCAAGAGTATGAGGCTTTTATTAAAAGCCAGATAGACAACGTCATAGCCTTCCAAGAGGAAATAGGGCTTGATGTACTTGTGCATGGGGAGTTTGAGCGTACAGATATGGTGGAGTTTTTTGCCGAAAAGCTAAAAGGTGTTGCCACCACAGAGCACGGCTGGATCATCTCTTACGGTTCAAGAGGCTATAGACCACCAATTATATACGGCGATGTTTACAGAGATGAGCCGATGACCCTAAATGAAATACTCTATGCTCAGTCAAAAACCCAAAAACCTGTAAAAGGCATGCTAACAGGCCCTGTTACTATACTAAATTGGAGCTTTTATAGAGAGGATATACCAAAAAAAGAGGTGGCTTATCAGATAGCCTTAGCTATATTAGACGAGGTAAAAGATTTAGAAAAAAGCGGTATAAAGATAATCCAAATAGACGAACCGGCTTTTAGAGAAGGTACACCCATAAAGAAAAAAGACTGGGAAGATTATTTTGATTGGGCTATAAAATCTTTTAGACTGAGCTCAAAAGCAAACCCAAAAACCCAAATACACACTCATATGTGCTACTCAGAGTTTAACGATATCATAGACAAAATATACGATATGGATTTTGATGTGATATCCATAGAGGCTTCAAGAAGTAAAGGTGAGATTTTAGAGGCTTTTGAGAGATTTGGAAAGTGGGATAGGCAAATAGGTATAGGTGTGTACGATATTCACTCGCCGACTATTCCAAGCGTAGAAGAGATGGAAATTGTGATGAAAAGAGCTATGAAGGTTTTAGATAAATCCCTTTTATGGGTAAACCCTGATTGCGGTCTTAAAACCAGAAGATGGGAAGAGGTAAAACCAGCCTTAAAAAATATGATGGAAATGGCTTTAAAGCTAAGAAAAGAGGCCTAG
- a CDS encoding type III PLP-dependent enzyme has translation MPEKVLEAEEVPDVYPLQYKFAKQYFDSIVLRKPFILDVLKNVKTPTLVINLDRIKERFIELQEALKEAKIYYAVKANDHQEILALLNDLGSGYEVASSWELEKVLRLGVDGSRIISSNPVKPLDFIDYAYKSGIKAFSIDSYKEIDKLKKIAPRSRVYIRLIVPNEGSDWPLTNKFGVDVDTALDILEYAKYQGFVPYGITFHVGSQCNNLRNWFIGIKKAWELWEKAIYKDIKLTMLNLGGGIPVNYQYESLSIRDIGSYIEALLQKYFLIKPMEVQIEPGRGLVGDAGVLVSSVIGKTTKYINGEESYWIYLDTGVFNGLAEVLGGISYPMYAEQKGEIKPYTIAGVSCDSMDIISNFTYLPEVDIGDRVYIMATGAYTTVYAANFNGFGIPETVFV, from the coding sequence ATGCCAGAAAAAGTTTTGGAAGCTGAAGAGGTGCCGGATGTATATCCTTTGCAGTATAAGTTTGCGAAGCAGTATTTTGATAGCATAGTATTAAGAAAACCCTTTATATTGGATGTTCTTAAAAACGTAAAAACCCCGACTCTAGTCATAAACTTAGACAGAATAAAAGAGAGGTTTATAGAACTACAAGAGGCTTTAAAAGAAGCAAAGATATATTATGCGGTAAAAGCAAACGATCATCAAGAAATATTGGCTTTGCTAAATGACCTTGGCAGTGGTTATGAAGTGGCTTCTTCCTGGGAACTGGAAAAAGTCTTAAGACTTGGAGTAGATGGTTCAAGAATTATATCTAGCAACCCGGTAAAACCATTAGATTTTATAGATTACGCTTATAAATCTGGTATTAAAGCTTTTAGCATAGATTCATACAAAGAAATAGATAAGTTAAAAAAGATAGCTCCAAGATCAAGAGTATACATAAGGCTAATAGTACCAAACGAAGGAAGCGATTGGCCTCTTACCAACAAATTTGGCGTTGATGTAGATACCGCTTTAGATATTCTTGAGTATGCAAAATACCAAGGATTTGTACCTTATGGTATAACATTTCATGTAGGTTCCCAGTGCAACAACCTAAGAAATTGGTTTATAGGTATAAAAAAAGCTTGGGAGCTTTGGGAAAAAGCCATATACAAAGATATAAAACTTACAATGCTAAATTTAGGGGGTGGTATCCCCGTAAACTATCAATACGAATCCCTTAGTATAAGAGATATTGGTTCTTACATAGAGGCGCTTTTGCAAAAGTATTTCCTTATAAAGCCTATGGAAGTACAAATAGAACCAGGAAGAGGACTTGTAGGAGATGCTGGAGTGTTGGTTAGCTCTGTGATAGGCAAAACCACAAAATATATAAACGGTGAAGAATCTTACTGGATTTACTTAGATACTGGGGTATTTAACGGGCTTGCTGAAGTTTTAGGGGGCATAAGCTATCCTATGTATGCTGAGCAAAAAGGCGAGATAAAACCATACACCATAGCTGGGGTTAGTTGCGACAGCATGGATATAATATCAAATTTCACATATCTTCCAGAGGTGGACATAGGCGATAGAGTGTATATAATGGCAACGGGTGCTTACACTACAGTTTACGCTGCCAATTTCAACGGCTTTGGCATACCGGAAACTGTTTTTGTATAA
- the cmk gene encoding (d)CMP kinase produces MNYKIIAIDGPASSGKSSVSRELSKILGYIYFNTGLVYRAIGFLKSKNIDFFDAVEKNRLVFELLIGQTKVIFDHDDITKELTKEYVGALASEVAKEPSLREKIIVFQRSLVKDNAVVEGRDVGTHIFKDATIKFFIDADPKERALRRYLEEGGSYEDILNKILKRDETDKNRKDYPFRKAEDAIQIDTTCMTKEEVINLCMEYIKKVL; encoded by the coding sequence GTGAACTATAAAATTATAGCTATAGATGGACCAGCTTCCAGTGGTAAATCAAGCGTATCGCGGGAGCTTTCTAAGATTTTGGGATATATTTATTTCAATACAGGTCTTGTTTATAGAGCCATTGGTTTTTTAAAATCAAAAAATATAGATTTTTTTGATGCTGTAGAAAAAAATAGACTTGTTTTTGAGCTTTTAATAGGACAAACAAAAGTAATTTTTGATCATGATGATATAACAAAAGAACTTACAAAAGAATATGTAGGGGCTTTGGCGTCAGAGGTGGCAAAAGAACCAAGTTTAAGGGAAAAGATAATCGTGTTTCAAAGATCTTTGGTAAAAGATAACGCCGTTGTAGAAGGAAGGGATGTTGGTACTCACATATTTAAAGATGCCACGATAAAGTTTTTTATAGATGCAGATCCAAAAGAAAGAGCATTGAGAAGGTATTTGGAAGAAGGTGGGTCTTATGAGGATATTTTAAATAAAATCCTAAAACGAGATGAAACCGATAAAAACAGAAAAGATTATCCTTTTAGAAAAGCAGAAGATGCCATACAAATAGATACCACTTGTATGACAAAAGAAGAGGTAATAAATCTTTGCATGGAGTATATTAAAAAGGTTTTATGA
- the hemH gene encoding ferrochelatase, translated as MSKTAVVLLNMGGPDSMSAIRPFLYNLFSDHDIVQIPRSIQKPVAFLISTFRAKKTEYYYKIMGGKSPQKEQTILQKNALQQALGQDYIVEIAMRYWHPFTAEAISNLEKVKPSKIVLLPLYPHYSSTTTGSSFKEFYRLFKKSSLKDTPVKEIRDYHDHPLFIKAWTENIKNSGIDDEYFILFSAHSLPQKIIDKKDPYKDQIEKSVELIMKNFKNKYMISYQSKVGPVKWLEPPTDKTIENLAKQGIKKLCLVPISFVSEHSETLYEMDYLYKNMAKELGIEHFKRVPTLQTNPTYIELLKELSTKAFAT; from the coding sequence ATGTCAAAAACTGCGGTAGTGCTTTTAAATATGGGCGGACCAGATTCCATGTCCGCCATTCGCCCTTTTTTGTACAATTTATTTTCCGATCACGATATAGTACAAATCCCAAGATCCATTCAAAAACCAGTGGCTTTTTTAATATCTACATTTAGAGCCAAAAAAACAGAGTATTATTATAAAATTATGGGCGGTAAATCCCCTCAGAAAGAGCAAACCATACTCCAAAAAAACGCCCTTCAACAAGCTTTAGGTCAAGATTATATCGTTGAAATAGCGATGAGATATTGGCATCCTTTTACCGCTGAGGCTATATCAAACTTAGAAAAGGTAAAACCTTCAAAGATAGTGCTTTTACCCCTTTATCCACATTATAGTTCTACCACCACAGGCTCTTCTTTTAAAGAGTTTTATAGGCTTTTTAAAAAATCAAGTTTAAAAGATACACCTGTAAAAGAGATAAGAGATTATCACGATCATCCGCTTTTTATAAAAGCCTGGACAGAAAATATTAAAAACAGCGGTATAGACGATGAATATTTTATACTCTTTTCAGCCCATAGCCTGCCTCAAAAGATAATAGACAAAAAAGATCCTTACAAAGATCAGATAGAAAAATCTGTTGAGCTTATTATGAAAAACTTTAAAAACAAATATATGATCTCTTATCAAAGCAAAGTAGGACCAGTGAAGTGGTTAGAGCCCCCCACCGATAAAACCATAGAAAATTTGGCAAAGCAAGGTATAAAAAAACTTTGCCTTGTGCCTATAAGCTTTGTATCAGAGCATTCAGAAACCCTTTACGAGATGGACTACCTTTATAAAAACATGGCTAAAGAACTTGGTATAGAACACTTTAAAAGAGTACCTACCTTGCAGACAAACCCCACTTATATTGAGCTTTTAAAAGAACTATCCACCAAAGCCTTTGCCACATAA
- a CDS encoding UbiX family flavin prenyltransferase: MKESIALLITGASGSIYAVRTFEVLKEHYDLHVVMSKTAKYVMGYETGVGEEFFKKEAHVYDYTDFAAPISSGSFLCKFKGVLVVPCSMGTLGAVASGVAQNLIHRVCDTALKERVPLVMLVREMPYNSIHLENMLKLTNAGAIIMSASPGFYHKPKTLEESIDFVVGKVLDTLRIDHNIYKRWKSS; encoded by the coding sequence ATGAAAGAATCCATTGCCCTTCTTATCACCGGTGCCAGTGGAAGCATTTACGCTGTTAGGACTTTTGAAGTGCTAAAAGAGCACTACGATCTACATGTGGTGATGTCAAAAACCGCCAAGTACGTAATGGGTTATGAAACAGGAGTTGGTGAGGAGTTTTTTAAAAAAGAAGCCCATGTTTACGATTATACAGATTTTGCAGCTCCTATATCAAGCGGGTCTTTTTTATGCAAGTTTAAAGGGGTTTTGGTGGTGCCTTGTTCTATGGGGACTTTGGGAGCTGTGGCAAGCGGTGTTGCCCAAAATCTCATTCACAGAGTATGCGATACAGCCCTAAAAGAGAGAGTACCTCTTGTTATGCTTGTAAGAGAGATGCCTTACAACAGTATACACCTTGAGAACATGCTAAAACTAACAAACGCCGGTGCCATCATAATGAGCGCAAGCCCTGGTTTTTATCATAAGCCAAAAACCTTAGAAGAAAGTATAGACTTTGTAGTAGGAAAAGTTTTAGATACCCTAAGAATAGATCACAACATCTACAAAAGGTGGAAATCCTCATGA
- a CDS encoding CDGSH iron-sulfur domain-containing protein, protein MARLVKLSGKGPVQVKAQEEKWVCTCGLSKGFPFCDGSHKKTQDEAEGKLYIYSENERIELT, encoded by the coding sequence ATGGCAAGACTTGTCAAGTTAAGCGGCAAAGGACCTGTACAGGTAAAAGCCCAAGAAGAAAAATGGGTTTGCACGTGTGGGCTGTCAAAGGGTTTCCCATTTTGCGATGGATCTCACAAAAAGACCCAAGACGAAGCTGAAGGAAAGCTTTATATATATAGTGAAAACGAAAGGATAGAGTTAACATAA